A portion of the Lathamus discolor isolate bLatDis1 chromosome 5, bLatDis1.hap1, whole genome shotgun sequence genome contains these proteins:
- the TTC32 gene encoding tetratricopeptide repeat protein 32 isoform X2, whose translation MCLCPWRLPRLPVRCRRPAALLRRGGAAAMEREPAGGATELLWAAQARLAARRLAEAEELYSRLIAHSVGAGDDRHLATALNDRGHIKYLRVEFAAAMEDYTAAIECQPGFEVPYYNRGLVLYRLGCFDEAMKDFRKVLELNPQFEDAALSLKQAILDKEEKQKRGY comes from the exons ATGTGTCTGTGCCCTTGGCGGCTCCCGCGGCTCCCGGTCCGGTGCCGGCGCCCGGCCGCCTTGCTGCGGCGCGGCGGAGCTGCCGCCATGGAGCGGGAGCCGGCGGGCGGCGCGACGGAGTTGCTGTGGGCGGCGCAGGCGCGGCTGGCGGCGCGGCGGCTGGCCGAGGCGGAGGAGCTCTACAGCCGCCTCATCGCACACAGCGTGGGGGCCGG CGACGACCGCCACCTCGCCACCGCCCTCAACGACCGGGGCCACATCAAGTACTTACGGGTGGAGTTCGCCGCCGCCATGGAGGACTACACGGCCGCCATCGAGTGCCAGCCCGGCTTCGAGGTGCCCTACTACAACCGCGGCCTGGTGCTCTACCGGCTGG GATGCTTTGATGAGGCCATGAAAGATTTCAGGAAAGTATTAGAGTTAAACCCCCAGTTTGAAGATGCTGCACTGAGTCTAAAGCAGGCTATTCTtgataaagaagaaaaacaaaagcggGGTTATTGA
- the TTC32 gene encoding tetratricopeptide repeat protein 32 isoform X1, which translates to MCLCPWRLPRLPVRCRRPAALLRRGGAAAMEREPAGGATELLWAAQARLAARRLAEAEELYSRLIAHSVGAGYVPARRLWGCGTRAPPCRNGRSLSPRSDDRHLATALNDRGHIKYLRVEFAAAMEDYTAAIECQPGFEVPYYNRGLVLYRLGCFDEAMKDFRKVLELNPQFEDAALSLKQAILDKEEKQKRGY; encoded by the exons ATGTGTCTGTGCCCTTGGCGGCTCCCGCGGCTCCCGGTCCGGTGCCGGCGCCCGGCCGCCTTGCTGCGGCGCGGCGGAGCTGCCGCCATGGAGCGGGAGCCGGCGGGCGGCGCGACGGAGTTGCTGTGGGCGGCGCAGGCGCGGCTGGCGGCGCGGCGGCTGGCCGAGGCGGAGGAGCTCTACAGCCGCCTCATCGCACACAGCGTGGGGGCCGGGTACGTGCCGGCGCGGAGGCTGTGGGGATGTGGGACGCGGGCACCGCCCTGTCGTAATGGCCGCTCTCTGTCCCCGCGCAGCGACGACCGCCACCTCGCCACCGCCCTCAACGACCGGGGCCACATCAAGTACTTACGGGTGGAGTTCGCCGCCGCCATGGAGGACTACACGGCCGCCATCGAGTGCCAGCCCGGCTTCGAGGTGCCCTACTACAACCGCGGCCTGGTGCTCTACCGGCTGG GATGCTTTGATGAGGCCATGAAAGATTTCAGGAAAGTATTAGAGTTAAACCCCCAGTTTGAAGATGCTGCACTGAGTCTAAAGCAGGCTATTCTtgataaagaagaaaaacaaaagcggGGTTATTGA